The Pieris rapae chromosome 16, ilPieRapa1.1, whole genome shotgun sequence genome includes a region encoding these proteins:
- the LOC111003219 gene encoding uncharacterized protein LOC111003219 isoform X2, producing MSATSEYEPVARQNYGPTTSSDSIFEHILESKVITKMDVPSIRTPVLRAIPLSSNDGDPEPDSTNHESIIKSAHKEENKEVNYDTNQKRCEEEMSVDSLPRIVRIEEANLENVGHIAYPILQDDDTANVNFVENATTIIQAPLNSAIVQNVTKLPQNFTINMDGAVGNIASIQNVTQDVTGSQTLWLPTILATSAPTNIKNEEDRPASVSQIIITSESYMTDPSPRRANIIEANYSNRPKNSKVQILSNISLPKNSNYTQQYIAQTKDITTQVYGTQNHVYKLSANVVSQKQMNNSVLCTKTPKSQSLIGGATLSPAIINNSPVKNVSYGHTFTKSTNISKVNNGANLNAMVAASTSSMQCHILSRVVSGPNKVSVHGKKSVNPVKGKNSQVQKNQSRPIKIIQQAGTAQKSESKTWPVANVTYKTASSFVESNTSKVIQKVGSPNKNQTLKVQKTERLVLQSPCGPVLLTTAPVATNLTKGPHYVQSGATPNLRYVQTYSAENQLSTVSQVSANQQLTAQILQSLSQPKLMGQSPAHISLKRNNILLSPQAIEEPLEIKPAKQKRIMYGDKSTLLTADDIVGTEERPNLSEELRRYSHQGLVFVMLDHTYALPVQKQPVVSSPTSVAITSTTTTVAVTLTTPPPIVSPMILSTPAPISPIKTSPALTSTFDLALTPVPTPPISVPIPVTSLPLSSITYKPQTQPNQDDDAASIISSIEGERRPPEQGGSDTETAPEGEEEGKTRCVCDFTHDDGYMICCDRCGEWQHVDCMGIDRNNIPDAYMCELCQPRTVDRRHARAIQLRKREELSALGASDSDSSECHRLPGQRRKRLLTVTTYTNTSGSCVTTYNSNVPVLPPLPQSSIPPLPQKRGPKRPKKAEMVKKITKRKLTEKRVKRKKEMMLNRNKYNSNVSNNQMHWRDLYEIAVTNHYSPELRAKIMKYSSKLGNTSNMASAITAHLCTTVPHAGGKILIATKDLKENTPIIELRGKYMLSNQHRPQLQNSARAGSQKPGPFVFFYRLPKDNTQICIDTRTYGNEARFVRRSCKPNAELQHCIVKGALHVYLATIGVIQSNTEITVGHDSDNSKQPCACGNPKHCKINGFSPLSLPPRKSMELPLREKRSRNRCYSSSSPLSPPLGSILTTPTKENPPPFKCEPPLIKQEKRSPIKHELPPMSPIKEPMLSPEYFEPIKSESDVKEEFHQEIDLTAKEEMKSDLDEPDFIKIEPKFEEKPKDIILSHTQVKPDDTVKLEKIQAKLEIFETKEEPILPTFYAKMEKLNESLEMKVEQLKKEEPVKEIPEKIEEPELEEPKEENTNMEDVTEEENLITKEVTAKSACHDRSARTSRTNCVNQDSFDDKTDDSQDKMPTTSKGKEKRKMTREERKMEAIMKAFERMERAEQRKQEVKERQKRRESDPHPHNFTEKEDDEDSHNSFKKRKRRRGRARTSSQSNRRRLNSADSDLVTSGDEAQPFSPPHEPCRNDPATPIHENKPQESIPDNLGLSSACLLVEAAVGSVESAFKQPKTKKTMANEWIGRSPERTPSPYNSPYRPSLVSTTSLESLVRVASTMIGDLSGGQDFHEDEQLQSPPLTPGKDRSRPPKKAKRVTRSTPAIETPEFPQNHSAKKRWLRQAISEESDSPCLESPPNEMVTPLKKRRMARESLSCDQNPHDTCNDEVSPLMTSEDSPVKEDSLALARQYKRNIMDMYARDRTRSDSGQGSDDQCNIDHDVLNVKLGAHNTEHIRRIIGVPDDIPEVPKEEDIAVNNNNNLDVEETNNKVVPMEIDTTVITQSKIESNEVHTDIKYNDSPIEKVQSSQSADTSGNSSPQRDEMDDIQKKIHSFHTENILFLKSRNKKPPKEKRKKVNLNFDLNMVDDQISIQLRTDDTSNSEFNGDIHDDTNDEEMKISPENIPLPPVESIPLPALETIPLPEEINPMAIVPPPETIPLPEEPMKPLNQIETCPDSPKLEAVERPSVLDSAPFSPRFGSTGLFSGLFSNMPNSFKDSSINENIPNMSLIKSAIDRTTSLDASIFDKDSITPVDELKSVQEILTRVNNMDSNNSVLLSGVLKSSNKGGLLNAPVPSSSPARPAKPYCPRTNDPRLNPPPADKPKPVRRKLSITEYRKRHKGATASDEASAEGGELGLGPEWSSGSTNSSGSASLSPQRLEAAAAAAVDELEQRLHKDLGSHMPKGVFDAQPTASERQRENLSSRLRKEFGLALPDDEEARPATEPSDVVEVAKRCER from the exons ATGTCAGCTACATCGGAATATGAACCTGTGGCCCGGCAA AATTACGGGCCAACCACCTCCAGTGATAGTATTTTTGAACACATCTTGGAATCCAAAGTAATTACTAAAATGGATGTACCAAGTATTCGCACTCCTGTTTTAAGGGCCATACCCTTGTCCAGTAATGATGGTGATCCAGAACCAGACTCCACTAACCATGAAAGTATTATCAAATCTGCACataaagaagaaaacaaaGAAGTCAATTATGACACAAATCAAAAGAGATGTGAAGAGGAAATGTCAGTAGATTCCCTTCCTAGAATAGTGAGAATTGAAGAAGCAAATCTAGAAAATGTGGGACATATTGCATATCCCATATTACAAGATGATGATACAGCtaatgttaattttgtagAAAATGCAACAACTATAATTCAAGCACCTCTCAATAGTGCTATTGTTCAGAATGTTACCAAATTGCCTCAAAACTTTACAATCAATATGGATGGTGCTGTTGGTAACATAGCATCTATTCAAAATGTTACCCAAGATGTAACAGGGAGCCAAACTTTATGGCTACCGACAATTTTAGCTACTAGTGCaccaacaaatattaaaaatgaagaaGACAGACCAGCCAGTGTGTCACAAATCATAATAACTAGTGAAAGTTATATGACTGACCCTAGCCCCAGAAGAGCTAATATAATAGAAGCCAATTATTCCAATCGCCCTAAGAACTCTAAAGTTCAGATCTTAAGTAACATATCGTTACCTAAAAACTCAAACTATACCCAACAATATATTGCCCAAACGAAGGATATAACAACACAAGTATATGGAACACAAAATCATGTTTACAAACTGAGTGCTAATGTTGTATCACAAAAGCAAATGAACAATTCAGTACTTTGTACTAAAACACCAAAAAGTCAGTCACTTATTGGTGGAGCAACACTATCACCTGCTATCATTAATAATAGCCCGgtcaaaaatgtttcttacgGGCATACTTTTACTAAGAGCACAAACATAAGTAAGGTAAATAATGGTGCTAATTTGAATGCAATGGTTGCTGCATCCACTAGTAGCATGCAGTGTCACATTTTATCTCGGGTGGTCTCTGGACCTAACAAAGTGTCAGTGCATGGGAAGAAATCAGTAAATCCTGTAAAGGGAAAAAACTCCCAAGTTCAAAAGAATCAATCAAgacctattaaaataatacagcaGGCTGGTACTGCTCAAAAATCTGAAAGCAAGACATGGCCTGTTGCCAATGTCACTTACAAGACTGCCTCGTCTTTTGTGGAATCAAATACTTCTAAAGTAATACAAAAGGTTGGTAGTCCTAACAAAAATCAAACTCTAAAAGTGCAGAAAACTGAGAGATTGGTGCTGCAATCACCTTGTGGGCCAGTATTGCTGACAACGGCTCCTGTGGCGACTAATCTGACCAAAGGACCTCATTATGTTCAGTCTGGTGCAACACCCAATCTCAGATATGTTCAGACATATAGTGCTGAGAACCAACTTTCCACCGTAAGCCAGGTGTCGGCTAACCAACAATTGACAGCTCAAATACTACAATCACTGTCACAACCAAAACTTATGGGACAGAGCCCCGCACATATTTCCTTGAAACGGAACAATATTCTATTGTCACCACAGGCTATTGAGGAACCTCTCGAGATAAAACCGGCAAAACAAAAAAGGATTATgta tggaGACAAGTCAACTTTACTCACAGCAGATGATATCGTTGGCACTGAAGAGAGACCTAACTTGTCTGAAGAGTTACGTCGGTATTCACATCAGGGATTAGTCTTTGTCATGTTGGATCATACATATGCATTGCCAGTACAAAAGCAACCAGTGGTTTCCTCACCAACGAGTGTGGCTATTACTTCTACCACAACCACAGTAGCCGTAACTCTTACTACTCCGCCACCTATTGTGTCACCAATGATATTGTCAACACCAGCGCCAATCAGTCCTATCAAAACTTCACCAGCTCTCACTAGCACATTTGACTTGGCCTTGACTCCAGTACCGACACCTCCAATCTCAGTTCCAATTCCAGTTACATCTTTGCCTTTAAGCTCTATAACCTATAAACCACAAACACAACCAAATCAAGACGATGATGCTGCATCTATTATTTCCTCTATTGAGGGGGAGAGGAGGCCACCCGAGCAAGGGGGGAGTGATACAGAGACTGCCCCTGAAGGCGAGGAAGAAGGGAAAACTAGGTGTGTTTGCGATTTTACCCATGACGATGGATACATGATATGTTGCGACCGATGTGGAGAATGGCAACATGTTGACTGTATGGGTATTGATAGAAACAACATACCTGATGCCTATATGTGTGAGCTCTGCCAGCCCCGCACTGTAGATCGTCGTCATGCTCGTGCCATACAGCTAAGAAAACGGGAAGAATTGAGCGCTCTCGGAGCATCGGATTCAGATTCTTCAGAATGTCATCGACTTCCAGGACAAAGACGAAAGAGGTTACTTACTGTAACAACGTATACCAACACCAGTGGCAGTTGTGTAACTacttataattcaaatgtCCCAGTATTACCGCCCTTACCGCAGTCGTCTATACCACCGTTGCCTCAAAAAAGGGGCCCAAAACGCCCTAAAAAGGCGGAAATggtgaaaaaaattacaaaaagaaaacttacGGAAAAACGCGTAAAACGTAAAAAGGAAATGATGCTAAACAGAAACAAATACAACTCAAATGTATCAAATAACCAAATGCATTGGCGAGACCTTTATGAAATTGCCGTGACTAATCATTACAGTCCTGAATTGCGAGCAAAGATAATGAAATACAGTAGTAAGCTTGGAAACACATCCAATATGGCTTCGGCAATCACTGCACATTTATGTACCACGGTACCACATGCAGGTGGCAAAATCTTAATAGCTACTAAAGACCTCAAAGAAAATACTCCAATAATCGAATTGAGGGGGAAATATATGCTTTCCAACCAGCACAGACCACAGTTGCAAAACTCTGCCAGGGCTGGAAGTCAGAAACCTGGCCCGTTTGTATTCTTTTACAGATTACCAAAAGACAACACTCAGATATGTATAGACACGAGAACGTATGGTAACGAAGCTAGATTTGTGCGCCGGTCTTGTAAGCCAAATGCAGAATTACAGCATTGTATTGTAAAAGGTGCTTTGCATGTATATTTGGCGACAATTGGCGTGATTCAGTCGAATACTGAAATTACTGTGGGCCATGACTCTGATAATAGTAAACAGCCGTGTGCATGTGGTAACCCTAagcattgtaaaataaatggttTCAGCCCTCTTTCCTTACCTCCTCGTAAGAGCATGGAGCTTCCCTTGAGAGAAAAACGTAGTCGAAACAGGTGCTATAGTTCGTCATCACCACTGTCTCCTCCTTTGGGATCTATTTTGACTACACCGACAAAAGAAAATCCACCACCGTTTAAGTGTGAGCCACCATTAATAAAGCAAGAAAAACGCTCACCTATAAAACACGAGTTACCACCAATGTCACCAATAAAAGAACCAATGCTGTCACCAGAATATTTTGAACCTATTAAGTCTGAATCTGATGTGAAAGAAGAGTTCCATCAAGAAATAGACTTAACAGCTAAAGAAGAAATGAAATCAGACTTGGATGAGccagattttattaaaattgaacctAAATTTGAAGAGAAGCCAAAAGATATTATTCTGTCACATACACAGGTTAAGCCAGATGATACAGTGAAACTTGAGAAAATTCAagcaaaattagaaatatttgaaacaaaagaagaacCGATTTTGCCTACATTTTATGCCAAAATGGAAAAGCTCAATGAGAGCTTAGAAATGAAAGTGgaacagttaaaaaaagaagaGCCAGTAAAAGAAATACCAGAAAAAATTGAGGAACCAGAGTTAGAGGAACCTAAAGAAGAAAATACTAACATGGAGGATGTCACAGAAGAagaaaatcttataactaaagaAGTAACAGCAAAATCAGCATGCCATGACCGCTCTGCAAGAACTAGCAGAACTAATTGTGTTAATCAAGACTCATTTGATGACAAAACTGATGATTCACAAGACAAAATGCCAACTACCAGCAAGGGAAAGGAAAAGAGGAAAATG ACGCGTGAAGAACGTAAAATGGAGGCTATAATGAAGGCATTTGAGAGAATGGAGAGGGCCGAACAAAGAAAACAAGAAGTGAAAGAAAGGCAAAAACGAAGGGAGTCTGACCCACATCCACACAATTTCACTGAAAAGGAAGACGATGAAGATTCACATAATAGCTTTAAAAAGAGAAAACG ACGCAGAGGTCGTGCTCGCACTTCTTCACAATCAAATAGAAGACGATTAAATTCAGCAGACAGTGATCTTGTAACTTCAGGAGATGAAGCCCAACCGTTCTCGCCGCCTCACGAACCTTGTAGAAATGATCCAGCCACGCCCATACATGAGAATAAACCCCAGGAATCTATACCAGat AATCTTGGATTGAGTTCAGCATGCTTACTAGTAGAAGCTGCCGTTGGTTCGGTTGAATCCGCGTTCAAACAGCcaaaaactaagaaaacaaTGGCCAATGAATGGATTGGTCGTTCGCCTGAGAGGACACCATCGCCTTACAACTCGCCATATCGGCCATCTCTAGTATCGACTACCTCTTTGGAAAGTTTGGTCAGAGTTGCCTCCACGATGATCGGCGATCTTAGCGGTGGACAAGATTTTCATGAAGATGAGCAGCTCCAGTCGCCACCACTGACGCCAGGGAAAGATAGAAGTAGACCTCCAAAGAAAGCGAAGAGAGTAACACGAAGTACACCGGCAATTGAAACGCCTGAATTCCCACAAAATCACAGCGCAAAGAAACGATGGTTGCGACAGGCTATCAGTGAAGAGAGCGATTCACCATGTCTTG AATCTCCACCCAATGAAATGGTGACACCGTTGAAGAAACGAAGAATGGCCAGAGAATCTTTATCGTGTGACCAAAATCCACATGATACG tGTAACGATGAGGTTTCGCCACTAATGACATCTGAAGATTCACCGGTTAAGGAAGATTCGCTCGCTTTAGCTCGTCAATACAAGCGTAACATAATGGATATGTATGCACGAGATAGAACACGTTCTGATAGTGGGCAAGGTTCCGACGATCAATGCAATATCGATCACGATGTTCTTAATGTTAAATTGGGAGCGCACAACACTGAACATATCCGCCGGATTATTGGCGTTCCTGATGATATACCAGAAGTACCTAAAGAAGAGGACATAGCTgtcaacaataacaataatttagatGTAGaagaaacaaacaataaagttGTTCCAATGGAGATAGACACAACTGTGATAACGCAATCCAAAATAGAATCTAATGAAGTTCACActgatataaaatacaatgatAGTCCCATTGAGAAGGTACAAAGCTCACAATCGGCAGACACAAGTGGTAATTCATCACCGCAACGAGATGAAATGGATGATATTCAGAAGAAAATACATTCCTTTCACACAGAGAATATACTTTTTCTAAAAAGCAGAAATAAGAAACCACCAAAAGAGAAACGGAAGAAGGTGAATTTGAACTTTGATCTTAACATGGTTGATGATCAAATCAGTATTCAGTTGAGAACAGATGATACTAGTAATTCAGAATTCAACGGTGATATTCATGATGATACAAATGATGAGGAAATGAAGATATCACCTGAAAATATTCCTCTACCGCCTGTTGAATCAATACCATTACCGGCTCTAGAGACTATACCACTCCCGGAAGAAATAAATCCAATGGCCATAGTACCTCCTCCGGAAACCATACCACTTCCAGAAGAGCCAATGAAACCTCTTAACCAAATCGAAACATGCCCTGATTCGCCCAAGCTAGAAGCAGTCGAAAGGCCGTCCGTGCTAGATTCGGCACCGTTTTCCCCAAGATTTGGCTCGACCGGCCTTTTCTCCGGCCTCTTCAGTAATATGCCAAATTCATTCAAGGACTCGTCAATAAACGAGAATATACCAAATATGTCGTTAATAAAAAGTGCAATAGATAGGACTACAAGTTTAGACGCTAGTATATTCGATAAAGACAGTATAACTCCAGTGGACGAACTGAAAAGTGTTCAGGAGATACTGACGCGTGTGAATAATATGGACTCAAATAACAGTGTGTTGTTGTCGGGTGTGTTGAAGAGTTCGAATAAGGGCGGGCTGTTGAATGCGCCAGTGCCTTCATCTTCACCCGCCCGCCCTGCCAAGCCCTACTGCCCTCGCACCAATGATCCAAGGCTGAATCCTCCGCCTGCTGATAAACCCAAACCAGTTAGAAGAAAG